One window from the genome of Bacillus rossius redtenbacheri isolate Brsri chromosome 10, Brsri_v3, whole genome shotgun sequence encodes:
- the LOC134536087 gene encoding protein TAPT1 homolog codes for MSGKELFTRSPVPERKIRFRSAAKVLFDNENRVEDLFLHADSKALQNENFVLDYEKQEEKKGTPSLLRFLNVELTRGYMLEHDEEQYSARREKMYTFMKIPAEVEKFMVYGFFQCADAFLFVYTFLPMRFILAFWALICRPIMDCFGLQKSRQKSVLKPAEICDLLKACILISCSMIMSYVDTSMLYHLIKSQSVIKLYIFYNMLEVGDRLFSAFGQDTIDALFWTAAEPRGRKRDHLGVIPHLIFAIIYVFLHSLLVLFQATTLNVAINSNNKALLTIMMSNNFVELKGSVFKKFDKNNLFQVSCSDVRERFHLFVLLFIVVLQTMKEYSWREERFWVLVPDCIMVLGAEVLVDWIKHAFITRFNELPVVVYKDFTTSLAYDVAQTRQKNAFSDHSDLVARRMGFIPLPLGVVMVRVLSHALRVDSPAAAVLLVAAYLCLASSRVLVTVVMLGRACDLVSQHQERSGGGGGPPAPPSWVHRATSPIGSPRPRTPPAPLVRSATVDCATLAPGTPPPEVTVSGPRPDRGLGPAAIFSNSSVRLDSVCLNEALLDEAEAETEMDCVTRSVPNIAAEDAFRRDGAARPADEPAKKRAESEPSIPVAVEAEVDGSFAP; via the exons GGACGCCGTCCCTGCTGAGGTTCCTGAACGTCGAGCTAACGCGGGGCTACATGCTTGAGCATGACGAAGAGCAGTACTCAGCGCGCAGGGAGAAGATGTACACGTTCATGAAGATACCCGCGGAGGTGGAGAAGTTCATGGTCTACGGCTTCTTCCAG TGTGCCGATGCCTTCCTCTTTGTGTACACATTTCTACCAATGAGATTCATTTTGGCCTTCTGGGCTTTAATTTGTCGCCCCATCATGGATTGTTTTGG TTTGCAGAAGTCGAGACAGAAGAGCGTTCTGAAGCCGGCGGAAATATGCGACCTCCTGAAGGCGTGCATCCTCATATCGTGCAGCATGATCATGTCCTACGTGGACACTTCAATGCTGTACCACTTGATCAAGAGCCAGTCCGTCATCAAGCTGTACATCTTCTACAACATGCTCGAG GTGGGGGACCGGCTGTTCTCCGCGTTCGGGCAGGACACGATTGACGCGCTGTTCTGGACGGCAGCTGAGCCCCGGGGCAGGAAGCGGGACCACCTGGGAGTCATCCCCCACCTCATATTCGCCATCATCTACGTCT TTCTGCACAGCCTCCTAGTGTTGTTCCAGGCCACCACGCTGAACGTGGCCATCAACTCCAACAACAAAGCTTTGCTCACGATCATGATGTCGAACAAC tttgtggagtTGAAAGGGagtgttttcaaaaaatttgataaaaacaaCCTGTTCCAAGTATCGTGCAGTGATGTGAGGGAACGTTTCCATCTCTTCGTGTTGCTTTTCATCGTCGTCCTCCAAACTATGAAGGAGTACTCTTGGCGAGAAG AGAGGTTCTGGGTCCTGGTTCCTGACTGCATCATGGTGCTCGGGGCCGAAGTGCTAGTCGACTGGATCAAGCACGCCTTCATCACGCGGTTCAACGAGCTGCCGGTCGTCGTGTACAAGGACTTCACCACCAGCCTGGCCTACGACGTGGCGCAGACTCGACAGAAGAAC GCGTTCTCGGACCACTCAGACCTGGTGGCCCGGCGGATGGGGTTCATCCCGCTGCCGCTGGGCGTGGTGATGGTCAGGGTTCTCTCGCACGCCCTCCGCGTGGACAGCCCGGCCGCCGCCGTCCTGCTGGTGGCCGCCTACCTGTGCCTGGCGTCGTCCCGCGTGCTCGTCACCGTCGTGATGCTGGGCCGGGCCTGCGACCTGGTCTCCCAGCACCAGGAGAGGTCCGGCGGGGGCGGCGGCCCCCCTGCTCCTCCGTCGTGGGTCCACCGCGCCACCAGCCCCATCGGCAGCCCGCGCCCCCGCACCCCCCCGGCGCCGCTGGTACGCTCGGCGACCGTCGACTGCGCCACCCTCGCCCCGGGGACACCGCCCCCCGAGGTGACTGTGTCCGGGCCCCGGCCGGACCGCGGCCTCGGCCCGGCCGCCATTTTCTCCAACAGCTCGGTGCGCCTGGACAGCGTGTGCCTCAACGAGGCCCTGCTCGACGAGGCGGAGGCGGAGACGGAGATGGACTGCGTGACACGGAGCGTGCCAAACATCGCCGCGGAAGACGCCTTCCGGCGGGACGGCGCGGCGCGGCCGGCCGACGAGCCGGCCAAGAAGAGGGCAGAGTCGGAGCCATCCATCCCGGTGGCGGTGGAGGCGGAGGTCGACGGCTCGTTTGCTCCTTGA